In Streptomyces ambofaciens ATCC 23877, a single genomic region encodes these proteins:
- a CDS encoding TetR/AcrR family transcriptional regulator: MTETATVRRSRITPEREAELYEAVLDLLREVGYDALTMDAVAARTRSSKATLYRQWGGKPELVVKAIRHNKPGEISEVDTGTLRGDLHALMAREDDCTMAQNSALMRGVAMALHQNPDLRQAFREQLVEPEMAEFRRLLQRAVDRGEIRADCPALDFLVHMMVGGFATRTLLDDQPPTRAFLASYIDAVILPALGVSPSS, encoded by the coding sequence ATGACCGAGACAGCCACCGTGCGCCGCAGTCGGATCACTCCCGAGCGCGAGGCCGAGCTGTACGAGGCCGTGCTCGACCTGCTCCGCGAGGTCGGCTACGACGCCCTGACCATGGACGCCGTGGCCGCCCGCACCCGCTCCAGCAAGGCGACGCTCTACCGCCAGTGGGGCGGCAAGCCCGAGCTGGTCGTCAAGGCCATACGGCACAACAAGCCGGGGGAGATCAGCGAGGTCGACACCGGCACGCTCCGGGGCGACCTGCACGCGCTGATGGCCCGCGAGGACGACTGCACCATGGCCCAGAACTCCGCGCTGATGCGGGGCGTGGCCATGGCACTCCACCAGAACCCGGACCTGCGCCAGGCCTTCCGGGAGCAACTGGTCGAACCGGAGATGGCGGAGTTCCGGCGCCTGCTGCAACGCGCCGTCGACCGGGGCGAGATCAGAGCGGACTGTCCGGCGCTGGACTTCCTCGTGCACATGATGGTCGGCGGTTTCGCCACCCGCACGCTGCTCGACGACCAGCCGCCCACGCGGGCCTTCCTCGCCTCGTACATCGACGCCGTGATCCTCCCCGCCCTCGGCGTCTCCCCCTCCTCCTGA
- a CDS encoding S41 family peptidase produces the protein MGRVSYLRLPHLSGDQLCFVAEDDLWLADLDGPGRAWRLTVDRAKVGHPRFSPDGRHIAYTSWRTLVPEVHLVPVDGGPGRRLTHWGGLDTRVCGWSPPEPDGSTAIFAVASHGEPFSHLTWAYKVGPDGDPGRKLPWGPVTDIQAADLDGERRTLLLTGTPPHEPASWKRYRGGATGRLWLHGQRLLPDLGGHLHSPLFVGGRIAFLSDHEGVGNLYSCAHDGSDLRRHTDHDAFYARHAASDGTRVVYQCAGDLWIVDGLAPDSVPRRLDVRLSGPRAGRRTYQVPAAQHVGGFSVDETGRASAVVVRGSLYWLTHRDGPARTLADTPGVRVRLPEMLGASGRIAYVTDAAGEDAVEIAHLPRATGGRAPRRLAPGALGRVLELVSDPAGERLAIASHDGRLLLLDVSEEDGEVAQALDAGGTDVAGEAGQAADAGGTDVAGQAGQAGQAADTGDARDTADAGDAEHPGSPAEAEHPADTATAATATTPTGTPTPTPTGTGTGTGDARPPGEAENAGDSGPAGDAPTGTASGHVTELVRSDNGPVRDLAFSPDGAWLTWSHPGIGRSLRQIRMARIDGPEGPLVVDVTNGRFEDENPVFTRDGRYLAFLSWRGFDPVYDVHTGDLSFPLGCRPYLVPLSSATPSPFALNPEGRPAAGGLDPLDDEPGEGGPVTVEVEGLESRVTPFPVTASKYSALHPVAGGGLVWLRWPISGALGETFANPADPSERPTLEHFNLAKARKSELVDHLDWFRVSGDGTRLVVLDEGDLRAVPATEAGDGDTTTWIDLRRILHEVDPGAEWRQAYDEAGRLIRAYFWDPGMCGIDWDAVLDQYRPLVERVASPDEFADLLREVLGELGTSHAYVAAARRNEGPAHYQRRQGLLGANLVCRDGRWLVKRILPGDSSDSKARSPLAGTGIREGAALTHVDGRPVDPVAGPHPLLAGAGGTTVELTFAPAEGAAGPSRRVAVVPLVDERPLRYQDWVAKRREVVRKLSDGRCGYLHIPDMGGSGWAQFNRDLRMEVSRPALIVDVRGNAGGHISELVIEKLTRTILGWDLTRDAQPVSYTSNAPRGPVVAVADEATSSDGDMITAAFKLLRLGPVVGQRTWGGVVGMTGRHRLGDDTVITVPMNAAWFDAYGWSVENYGVAPDVEALRTPLDWAEGRYPVLNEAVRLALELLETDPPATPPGYEDVPDRSRPPLPPRT, from the coding sequence ATGGGGCGGGTGAGTTATCTGCGCCTTCCCCACCTCAGTGGCGACCAGCTGTGCTTCGTGGCCGAGGACGACCTCTGGCTCGCGGACCTCGACGGTCCCGGCCGTGCCTGGCGGCTCACCGTCGACCGCGCCAAGGTCGGCCACCCGCGCTTCTCCCCCGACGGCCGCCACATCGCGTACACCAGCTGGCGCACTCTGGTGCCGGAGGTCCACCTCGTGCCCGTGGACGGCGGCCCCGGCCGGCGGCTCACCCACTGGGGCGGCCTCGACACACGGGTCTGCGGCTGGTCGCCCCCCGAGCCCGACGGCAGCACCGCCATCTTCGCCGTCGCCTCCCACGGCGAGCCCTTCTCCCACCTCACCTGGGCCTACAAGGTCGGCCCCGACGGCGACCCCGGCCGCAAGCTCCCCTGGGGCCCGGTCACCGACATCCAGGCCGCCGACCTCGACGGGGAACGCAGGACGCTCCTGCTCACCGGCACCCCGCCGCACGAACCCGCCTCCTGGAAGCGCTACCGGGGCGGTGCCACCGGCCGGCTCTGGCTGCACGGGCAGCGGCTCCTGCCCGACCTGGGCGGCCATCTGCACTCCCCCCTGTTCGTCGGCGGCCGGATCGCCTTCCTCTCCGACCACGAGGGCGTCGGCAACCTCTACTCGTGCGCCCACGACGGCTCCGACCTGCGCCGCCACACCGACCACGACGCCTTCTACGCCCGGCACGCCGCGAGCGACGGCACCCGCGTGGTGTACCAGTGCGCCGGCGACCTGTGGATCGTCGACGGCCTGGCGCCCGACTCGGTGCCGCGCCGGCTCGACGTCCGGCTGAGCGGGCCGCGCGCGGGACGCCGCACGTACCAGGTGCCCGCCGCCCAGCACGTGGGCGGCTTCTCCGTCGACGAGACGGGCCGGGCGAGCGCCGTGGTGGTGCGCGGCAGCCTGTACTGGCTCACCCACCGCGACGGACCGGCCCGCACCCTCGCCGACACCCCGGGGGTACGGGTGCGGCTGCCGGAGATGCTCGGGGCGAGCGGGCGGATCGCGTACGTGACGGACGCGGCGGGCGAGGACGCCGTCGAGATCGCCCACCTGCCGCGGGCGACCGGGGGCCGCGCGCCCCGGCGGCTGGCCCCGGGTGCGCTGGGCCGGGTCCTGGAGCTGGTCTCGGACCCGGCGGGCGAGCGACTGGCCATCGCCTCCCACGACGGCCGGCTGCTGCTGCTCGACGTCTCGGAGGAGGACGGGGAGGTCGCCCAGGCCCTGGACGCGGGGGGCACGGACGTTGCGGGTGAGGCGGGTCAGGCAGCGGATGCCGGGGGCACGGACGTTGCGGGGCAGGCGGGTCAGGCGGGTCAGGCAGCGGATACGGGGGACGCGCGGGACACGGCCGACGCCGGGGATGCGGAGCACCCGGGGAGCCCCGCCGAGGCCGAGCACCCGGCGGACACCGCCACCGCCGCCACCGCGACCACCCCCACCGGCACCCCCACCCCCACCCCCACCGGCACCGGCACCGGCACCGGCGACGCCCGGCCCCCCGGCGAGGCGGAGAACGCCGGGGACAGCGGCCCGGCGGGGGACGCCCCCACCGGCACCGCCTCGGGCCACGTCACCGAGCTGGTCCGGTCCGACAACGGCCCCGTGCGCGACCTCGCCTTCTCCCCGGACGGGGCCTGGCTCACCTGGTCGCACCCGGGCATCGGACGCTCGCTGCGGCAGATCAGGATGGCCCGCATCGACGGGCCGGAGGGCCCCCTCGTCGTCGACGTCACCAACGGCCGCTTCGAGGACGAGAACCCGGTGTTCACCCGGGACGGCCGCTACCTCGCCTTCCTCTCCTGGCGCGGCTTCGACCCGGTGTACGACGTGCACACCGGCGACCTGTCCTTCCCGCTGGGCTGCCGCCCCTACCTGGTGCCGCTCTCCTCCGCGACCCCCTCCCCCTTCGCGCTGAACCCCGAGGGCCGCCCCGCGGCCGGCGGCCTGGACCCGCTGGACGACGAGCCCGGCGAGGGCGGCCCGGTGACCGTCGAGGTGGAAGGGCTGGAGAGCCGTGTGACACCGTTCCCGGTCACCGCCTCCAAGTACTCGGCGCTGCACCCGGTCGCGGGCGGCGGCCTGGTCTGGCTGCGCTGGCCGATCTCGGGCGCGCTCGGCGAGACCTTCGCCAACCCCGCGGACCCGAGCGAGCGGCCGACCCTGGAGCACTTCAACCTCGCCAAGGCCAGGAAGTCCGAACTGGTCGACCACCTCGACTGGTTCCGGGTCAGCGGCGACGGCACCCGCCTGGTCGTCCTCGACGAGGGCGACCTGCGCGCGGTGCCCGCCACCGAGGCCGGCGACGGCGACACGACCACCTGGATCGACCTGCGCCGCATCCTGCACGAGGTCGACCCGGGCGCCGAGTGGCGCCAGGCCTACGACGAGGCGGGCCGCCTGATCCGCGCCTACTTCTGGGACCCCGGCATGTGCGGCATCGACTGGGACGCGGTGCTGGACCAGTACCGTCCGCTGGTCGAACGGGTCGCCTCCCCGGACGAGTTCGCCGACCTGCTCCGCGAGGTCCTCGGCGAGCTGGGCACCTCCCACGCCTACGTCGCCGCCGCCCGGCGCAACGAGGGCCCGGCGCACTACCAGCGCCGGCAGGGCCTGCTCGGCGCCAACCTCGTGTGCCGGGACGGGCGGTGGCTGGTCAAGCGCATCCTGCCCGGCGACTCCTCCGACTCCAAGGCCCGCTCACCGCTGGCCGGTACGGGCATCCGCGAGGGAGCGGCGCTCACGCACGTCGACGGCCGGCCGGTCGACCCGGTGGCGGGTCCCCACCCGCTGCTGGCGGGCGCGGGCGGTACGACGGTGGAGCTGACCTTCGCACCGGCGGAGGGCGCTGCCGGGCCGTCCCGGCGGGTCGCCGTCGTACCCCTCGTCGACGAACGTCCGCTGCGCTACCAGGACTGGGTGGCCAAACGCCGCGAGGTGGTGCGGAAGTTGAGCGACGGCCGCTGCGGCTACCTGCACATCCCCGACATGGGCGGCTCCGGCTGGGCGCAGTTCAACCGCGACCTGCGCATGGAGGTCTCCCGGCCGGCGCTGATCGTGGACGTGCGCGGCAACGCGGGCGGGCACATCAGCGAACTCGTCATCGAGAAGCTGACCCGCACCATCCTGGGGTGGGACCTGACCCGCGACGCGCAGCCGGTGTCGTACACCTCCAACGCGCCCCGCGGGCCCGTCGTGGCGGTCGCCGACGAGGCGACGTCCTCCGACGGCGACATGATCACGGCCGCGTTCAAGCTGCTGCGGCTCGGCCCGGTGGTCGGCCAGCGCACCTGGGGCGGGGTGGTCGGCATGACCGGCCGGCACCGCCTCGGCGACGACACGGTGATCACGGTGCCCATGAACGCGGCCTGGTTCGACGCCTACGGCTGGTCCGTGGAGAACTACGGCGTCGCCCCCGACGTCGAGGCCCTGCGCACCCCGCTGGACTGGGCCGAGGGCCGCTACCCGGTGCTGAACGAGGCGGTCCGGCTGGCGCTGGAGCTGCTGGAGACCGACCCGCCCGCCACGCCGCCCGGCTACGAGGACGTACCCGACCGCTCCCGCCCGCCGCTGCCGCCGCGGACCTGA
- a CDS encoding SDR family oxidoreductase produces MSRVSLEGRVAVVTGAARGVGELLARKLSARGVKLALVGLEPDALKQVSARLHSESEHWHADVTDHEAMARVAQEVKERFGRIDIVVANAGVATGGPFVDSDPESWRRVIEVNLIGSAVTGRAFLPALLESRGYLLQVASLAALTPAPMMSAYCASKSGVEAYAHSLRGEVGHRGVRVGVGYLSWTDTDMVRGADQDDVMRELRQRLPWPSNKTYPLGPAVDRLVEGIERRSAHVYGQWWLRGMQGVRGYLPAVIGTVGQREMRRFGDRLNNVRVGLVGAGGAADEQQRTGAATVRK; encoded by the coding sequence ATGAGCAGGGTGAGCCTGGAAGGACGGGTGGCCGTCGTCACCGGAGCGGCGCGGGGCGTGGGGGAGTTGCTGGCCCGCAAGCTGTCCGCGCGCGGGGTGAAGCTCGCCCTGGTCGGCCTGGAGCCGGACGCGCTCAAGCAGGTCTCCGCACGGCTGCACAGCGAGAGCGAGCACTGGCACGCCGACGTCACGGATCACGAGGCGATGGCCCGGGTCGCCCAGGAGGTGAAGGAACGCTTCGGCAGGATCGACATCGTCGTCGCCAACGCGGGCGTCGCCACCGGCGGACCCTTCGTCGACTCCGACCCGGAGTCCTGGCGGCGGGTGATCGAGGTCAATCTCATCGGCTCGGCGGTGACGGGCCGCGCCTTCCTGCCGGCGCTGCTGGAGAGCCGTGGCTACCTGCTCCAGGTCGCGTCCCTCGCCGCCCTCACCCCCGCGCCGATGATGTCGGCGTACTGCGCCTCCAAGTCCGGTGTGGAGGCGTACGCGCACAGTCTGCGCGGTGAGGTCGGCCACCGGGGCGTGCGGGTCGGCGTCGGCTACCTGTCGTGGACGGACACCGACATGGTGCGCGGCGCCGACCAGGACGACGTCATGCGCGAGCTGCGGCAGCGGCTGCCCTGGCCGTCGAACAAGACCTATCCGCTGGGTCCGGCGGTCGACCGGCTCGTGGAGGGCATAGAGCGCCGCTCCGCCCACGTCTACGGGCAGTGGTGGCTGCGCGGCATGCAGGGCGTGCGGGGTTACCTGCCGGCCGTCATCGGCACCGTCGGACAGCGCGAGATGCGGCGCTTCGGGGACCGGCTGAACAACGTGCGCGTCGGACTGGTCGGCGCGGGCGGGGCGGCCGACGAACAGCAGCGGACGGGCGCGGCTACGGTCCGTAAGTGA
- a CDS encoding alpha/beta fold hydrolase, with product MSRLLHDAAGPYVPPVPAHERTVVAADGARIHVEVHGREDAPAVVLAHGWCCSTAFWAAQIRALAADHRVIAYDQRGHGRSPANPACGTEALADDLEAVLAATLAPGEQAVIAGHSMGGMTVMAAATRPRVRAHAAAVLLCSTGSSRLVASSTVVPLGEGRVRTWLTRRILGSRAPLGPVTPLARRILKYGTLGPGSAPHMVEACARIVHACPRGVRHAWSQVLDLLDLDQGVRELGMPVEVVVGTADRLTPPVQARALAAALPNCVGLTELPGVGHMTPVEAPDLVTGKIRALAAAHLPTGRTDGTDRTDGTDRTEGTEGTEGVEGAGRVGRARTTETAEIAVHAEESA from the coding sequence GTGAGCCGCCTTCTGCACGACGCCGCCGGGCCGTACGTCCCGCCCGTCCCCGCCCACGAGAGGACCGTCGTCGCGGCCGACGGCGCCCGCATACACGTCGAGGTGCACGGCCGCGAGGACGCGCCCGCGGTCGTCCTCGCGCACGGCTGGTGCTGCTCGACCGCCTTCTGGGCGGCGCAGATCCGCGCGCTGGCCGCCGACCACCGGGTCATCGCCTACGACCAGCGCGGCCACGGCCGCAGCCCGGCCAACCCGGCCTGCGGCACCGAGGCCCTCGCCGACGACCTCGAAGCCGTCCTCGCGGCCACACTCGCGCCGGGCGAACAGGCGGTGATAGCCGGGCACTCCATGGGCGGCATGACGGTGATGGCCGCCGCGACCCGGCCCAGGGTGCGGGCGCACGCGGCGGCCGTCCTGCTGTGCAGCACGGGCAGTTCGCGGCTGGTGGCGTCCTCGACCGTGGTACCGCTCGGGGAGGGCCGGGTGCGGACCTGGCTGACCCGGCGGATCCTCGGCTCCCGGGCGCCGCTCGGCCCGGTCACACCGCTCGCGCGCCGCATCCTCAAGTACGGCACGCTGGGCCCCGGTTCGGCCCCGCACATGGTGGAGGCCTGCGCCCGTATCGTGCACGCCTGTCCGCGCGGGGTGCGGCACGCCTGGTCGCAGGTGCTGGACCTGCTCGACCTCGACCAGGGGGTGCGGGAGTTGGGGATGCCGGTGGAGGTCGTGGTGGGCACCGCCGACCGGCTGACCCCGCCGGTGCAGGCCCGTGCGCTGGCCGCCGCGCTGCCGAACTGCGTGGGCCTGACGGAGCTTCCCGGCGTCGGCCACATGACACCGGTGGAGGCGCCGGACCTGGTCACCGGGAAGATACGCGCCCTCGCCGCCGCCCACCTGCCCACCGGGCGCACCGACGGCACCGACCGCACCGACGGCACCGACCGCACCGAGGGCACCGAGGGCACCGAGGGCGTCGAGGGCGCCGGGCGCGTCGGACGGGCCCGGACGACCGAGACAGCCGAGATCGCCGTACACGCCGAGGAGAGCGCATGA
- a CDS encoding flavin-containing monooxygenase yields MAEHEQVQEHVRVAVIGSGFGGLGAAVRLRREGITDFVVLERSDSVGGTWRDNSYPGCACDVPSHLYSFSFAPNPEWPRTFSGQQHIRAYLEHVTDTFGLRPHIRFDSEVKRMEWDGERLRWEIETASGNLTADVVVSATGPLSDPKVPDIPGLDSFPGKVFHSARWDHDYDLTGKRVAMIGTGASAIQIVPSIQPKVGRLTLFQRTPAWVMPRMDRAISGAERALHRALPFTTKLRRGLLWGIRELQVQAFTKHPNELGFVEQIAKRNMGAAIKDPALRAKLTPDYRIGCKRILLSSEYYPALAKPNVDVVASGLGEVRGSTLVASDGTETEADAIIFGTGFHVTDMPIAERVVGADGRTLAESWKGGMESLRGASAAGFPNFMTIIGPNTGLGNSSMILMIESQLNYLADYLRQLNVLGGRTALDARPAAVRNWNHRVQERMKRTVWNTGGCTSWYLDASGRNTTVWPGTTAEFRRATRRVDLAEYEVLRAPAVTGAAAGESAGQGAGQSTGVSA; encoded by the coding sequence ATGGCCGAGCACGAGCAGGTTCAGGAACACGTGCGGGTGGCGGTGATCGGGTCCGGTTTCGGTGGGCTGGGGGCCGCCGTGCGGTTGCGCCGTGAGGGGATCACCGACTTCGTCGTCCTGGAGAGGTCGGACAGCGTCGGAGGCACCTGGCGGGACAACAGCTACCCCGGGTGTGCCTGTGACGTGCCCTCCCACCTGTACTCCTTCTCCTTCGCCCCCAACCCCGAGTGGCCTCGCACCTTCTCCGGGCAGCAGCACATCCGCGCCTACCTGGAGCACGTGACCGACACCTTCGGGCTCCGCCCCCACATCCGCTTCGACTCGGAGGTGAAGCGGATGGAGTGGGACGGCGAGCGGTTGCGGTGGGAGATCGAGACCGCGAGCGGGAACCTCACCGCCGACGTCGTCGTCTCCGCCACCGGGCCGCTGTCCGACCCCAAGGTCCCGGACATCCCGGGGCTGGACTCCTTCCCCGGCAAGGTCTTCCACTCGGCCCGCTGGGACCACGACTACGACCTCACCGGCAAGCGGGTCGCCATGATCGGCACCGGCGCCTCCGCGATCCAGATCGTGCCGTCCATCCAGCCGAAGGTCGGCCGCCTCACGCTCTTCCAGCGCACCCCGGCCTGGGTGATGCCCCGCATGGACCGGGCCATCAGCGGTGCCGAGCGGGCCCTGCACCGGGCGCTGCCCTTCACCACCAAGCTGCGCCGCGGACTGCTGTGGGGGATCCGGGAGCTCCAGGTGCAGGCGTTCACCAAGCACCCGAACGAGCTGGGCTTCGTCGAGCAGATCGCCAAGCGCAACATGGGCGCCGCCATCAAGGACCCGGCCCTGCGCGCCAAGCTCACCCCCGACTACCGCATCGGCTGCAAGCGGATCCTGCTGTCGAGCGAGTACTACCCGGCACTCGCGAAGCCCAACGTCGACGTCGTCGCGAGCGGGCTCGGCGAGGTGCGCGGCTCGACCCTCGTCGCTTCCGACGGCACCGAGACGGAGGCCGACGCGATCATCTTCGGCACCGGCTTCCACGTCACCGACATGCCCATCGCCGAGCGCGTCGTGGGCGCGGACGGACGGACGCTCGCCGAGAGCTGGAAGGGCGGCATGGAGTCCCTGCGCGGGGCCTCGGCGGCCGGCTTCCCCAACTTCATGACGATCATCGGGCCCAACACCGGGCTCGGGAACTCCTCCATGATCCTCATGATCGAGTCCCAGCTGAACTACCTGGCTGACTACCTGCGCCAGCTGAACGTCCTCGGCGGCCGGACCGCCCTCGACGCCCGCCCCGCCGCCGTGCGGAACTGGAACCACCGGGTGCAGGAGCGCATGAAGCGCACGGTGTGGAACACCGGCGGCTGCACCAGCTGGTACCTGGACGCGAGCGGGCGCAACACCACCGTCTGGCCCGGCACGACCGCCGAGTTCCGGCGGGCGACGCGGCGCGTGGACCTCGCCGAGTACGAGGTGCTGCGGGCGCCGGCCGTCACGGGGGCCGCCGCCGGGGAGAGCGCCGGGCAGGGCGCGGGGCAGAGCACCGGGGTGAGCGCGTGA